The segment AGCATTTCTGATGGGTTTTTAACTTCTATAAGTCCAATATCCCTCATTTCAAATATACCTATTTCATTTGTGGATCCAAACCTATTCTTAACAGCTCTTAGCACTCTGTATGTGTGGTGCCTTTCTCCTTCAAAATATAATACTGTATCTACCATATGCTCAAGTACCCTAGGCCCTGCAATAGCTCCCTGTTTAGTTACATGACCTACTATAAAGGTAGCCATATGTCTAGTTTTTGTAAGAGTCATAAGTATAGAAGTTATTTCTCTTACTTGACTTACACTTCCAGGTGCAGAGGTTATATTAGGATTATAGACAGTTTGAATAGAATCTATAATAAGTATATCAGGATTTAATTCTTCAACAACGCTTCTTACAACCTCAATATTAGTTTCAGCTATTATATATAGCTCTCCAGCTTTAACTCCTAGTCTATCTGCTCTAAGCTTAATTTGCTTTGCAGATTCTTCACCTGAAACATATAGTACTTTAAGCCCTTTTTTTGATATATTGTTAGCTGTTTGTATAAGTAAAGTGGATTTACCTATTCCCGGGTCTCCTCCAACTAATACTAAAGACCCTTTTACTATTCCTCCACCTAACACTCTATTCAATTCTTCTATAGATGTAGAAATCCTTTCTTCTTCCTCTACCTTTACATCTATTAATCTCTCAATTCTACTTTTACCCGCTTTAGTACTAACATTAACGCCTTTTTTATCTTTCATATAAACTTCTTCAACAAATGTATTCCATTCTCCACAAGAAGGACATCTACCTAACCATTTTGGATTTTCATATCCACATTCCTGGCATATGAATTTAGTCTTAAGCTTTGCCACAAAATACCCTCCCAAATAATCCTCTCTTTATAATTATTTACCATTATGTAAATAATTATATTCCAAGAAGTTTCATATTTCAATAAAAAACGACGTAGTTCATACGCCGTCTTTAATCACATTATCAATACATTTTTTCAACTATAAAATCTAAATCTAAAAATGGTAATTTATTATTTAATCTATTTATTTCACCTGTATATTCTATGTTATCACTTTTAAGGTTTAATAACACCAAGCTCACATCCTCTTTCTGTATTATTTCAATATCTTTGATATATGTATTCTCACTATTTAATTTAACATTATTATCTTTAACAAAATCACCAACTATAGTATTATCAAACTTTAAAACAATTTATAATCTAGCTCTTATCTCTTAGGTTACAGTTCTTAGAAAAATGAAGACATACCTCTATTTCGTTATTGAGGGACGCCTCGTCCCTCAATAAAAAAGTTCCCTAGCTTATATGACTAAGCTAAGGAACTTTTTATAGTGAAATATCCTATTCTCTATTAAATGTCAATTTATCTCCATCAAAGCCTACAACTATATTGTCATCCTTACTTACACTACCTTTTAGTATCTCTTCTGAAAGCTGGTCTTCAATAAGTCTTCTTATTGTTCTCTTAAGAGGTCTTGCTCCATA is part of the Caldisalinibacter kiritimatiensis genome and harbors:
- the radA gene encoding DNA repair protein RadA; its protein translation is MAKLKTKFICQECGYENPKWLGRCPSCGEWNTFVEEVYMKDKKGVNVSTKAGKSRIERLIDVKVEEEERISTSIEELNRVLGGGIVKGSLVLVGGDPGIGKSTLLIQTANNISKKGLKVLYVSGEESAKQIKLRADRLGVKAGELYIIAETNIEVVRSVVEELNPDILIIDSIQTVYNPNITSAPGSVSQVREITSILMTLTKTRHMATFIVGHVTKQGAIAGPRVLEHMVDTVLYFEGERHHTYRVLRAVKNRFGSTNEIGIFEMRDIGLIEVKNPSEMLLSGRPMNASGNVVVSSIEGTRPMLIEIQALVSYTAFGMPRRVATGIDYNRVVLLMAVLEKKAGLQLQNVDTYVNVTGGIQIKEPAADLGIACAIASSFKEVEIDSKTVVMGEIGLTGELRTISFIEKRITEASKLGFETAIIPRGNLKGLNQEFGMKVIGVANINEALDLVLGG